The DNA window ATACGATTACTTTAACCCTCAAGACCTAAAGTACTCTCTCGAAACCAAAGCCATTAACGGTCTGTTTTTTGCGGGTCAAATCAATGGTACAACTGGTTATGAGGAGGCCGCGGCACAGGGCTTACTGGCGGGAACTAATGCTGCACTGAAGGTTCAGGGGCGCGAGAGTTGGTGTCCCCGTCGAGACGAGGCCTATATCGGCGTTCTTGTGGACGACCTTATCACTATGGGCACCACAGAGCCCTACAGAATGTTCACCAGTCGTGCGGAATATCGCTTACTCCTTCGGGAGGATAACGCCGATATGCGCCTGACTGAAAAGGGTCGCGAGCTGGGCCTAGTCAACGATGACCGCTGGAAGCAGTTTAGTGAAAAGCGCGAAGCCATTGAGATTGAGCGTCAACGTTTAAAGGGCACTTGGATTCAACCGGCCAGCGACACTGCGGAAAAGCTCTCGGCCCATATTGAAAATAAACTTTCTCATGAGTATTCCCTTTTTGAGTTACTCAAGCGCCCGGAAATTGACTACAGGATTATTGGCTCGCTCTACCCTGAGCATCAGGTCGAACCCATAATTGCTGAGCAGGTGGAGATTGACGCCAAGTATTCAGGCTATATTAGCCGTCAGCAGGATGAGGTCAATCGACTGCGGCGTCACGAGAAGACTCGCATTCCGGTCGATTTCAATTATCAGTCGATCAAAGGTCTGTCCAATGAAGTAAAGCAAAAGCTCACTGAAGCCACACCTGAAACATTGGCCAGAGCAAGCAGAATCCCAGGGGTTACACCGGCCGCTATCTCATTGTTAATTGTGCAGTTGAAAAAACATGCCGCTTAAGTTGCCTATTGAAGCTCATATGGCTCCTATTCTTGAAAATGGTATGCAGGCGATGGGGTTGGAATACAGTGCTGAGCAGCGTGACAAGCTTCTCGCCTACCTGCAACTGCTGATCACCTGGAACAAGGCCTACAATCTGACCGCTATTCGCGATCCTAGTGAGATGATCAAACTGCACTTGCTGGATAGTCTGACGGTGTTGCCTCATGTGGTTGGCGACCGATTAATTGATGTGGGAACCGGTGCCGGCTTGCCAGGTATACCTTTGGCCATTATGTGCCCAGACCGAGATTTTACTTTACTTGACAGCAATGGTAAGAAAACCCGATTTTTATTTCAGGCGCGCTGGGACCTAGAGCTAACTAATCTCAAGGAAATCAACTCTCGGGTCGAGAAGCATATACCTGCTATGGCCTATGACGCGGTATTAAGCCGCGCCTTCACCTCGGTTGCCGATATGGTGGCTAAGTGCGCGCACCTACTGAGCGCTGAAGGTGTGTTTTTGGCAATGAAAGGCAAATTTCCGCAATCGGAGTTGAGTGAGGTGGGTAAAGACTATAAGGTCGACGCGTCACATATATTACAGGTGCCTGGTGTCGATGGTGAGCGCCATCTAATAGTAATCAGTCGCAACCCTGCAACTATTTGTAACTAAATGCGCAATGAAAAAAGTGCAAAAATAAACAGCATAAAGGTTAGTCCAGTGCCGAGAGTTATATCAATCGCAAACCAGAAAGGCGGAGTGGGTAAAACAACCACAAGCGTAAACTTGGCCGCTTCACTGGCAGCCTACAAGCAGCGTGTTCTATTGGTTGATTTGGATCCCCAGGGCAATACCACCATGGGCGTTGGCATCAACAAACACAAATGTAAAACCAGTGTTTATCATGTGCTCACTGAAAAGGTCGCTATTGAAGATGTGATTGTTCCCTGCCCCAAGGCGAAGATTCACCTGTTACCCTCCAACGATGATCTGGTTGCCGCCGAAGTTGAGTTAATGCAAGAAATTGGCCGCGAGACCCGCCTCCGCCACGCTCTCAAGCGTGTTGCCAGCAACTACGACTATATAATTATCGACTGTCCGCCCTCGTTAAATATGCTCACAGTGAATGCAATGGTTGCCAGTGACGGCGTGATCATTCCTATGCAGTGCGAGTACTATGCTCTGGAGGGGCTGTCGGCCCTTAATAACACGATCAAACAGATCGCCAAATTGATTAACCCCAGCCTCCGTATTGAAGGTATTTTGCGTACCATGTATGACCCGCGCAATAGCCTAACCAATGCGGTGTCTGCCCAGCTGCGCAAATATTTTGGCAGTCGCGTCTATCGGGTGAGTATTCCGCGCAATATTCGCCTCGCCGAAGCCCCAAGTCATGGCTTACCTGCCTTGGCCTACGATAGAAACTCAAAAGGCTCGCTCGCCTATTTGGCTCTTGCAGGGGAAATTCTGCGCCAAGCCAAAACGGACCCTGAGCAGCAGCAACCAGAAACAGCAGGACAATAGACCGATGGCGACAAAAAGACAGAGTTTAGGTAAGGGGTTGGATGCGCTGCTTGGCATGACCGACGATACGGACTTTGATGCCTTTGACTCGCCAACTTCAAACGCAGCTCATGGCCAGTTGCGAGAGTTGGCTGTAGACCTATTGCAGCGCGGCAAATATCAGCCGCGGCGGGACTTTGATGTCGACGCCCTTGAAGAG is part of the SAR92 clade bacterium H455 genome and encodes:
- the rsmG gene encoding 16S rRNA (guanine(527)-N(7))-methyltransferase RsmG — translated: MAPILENGMQAMGLEYSAEQRDKLLAYLQLLITWNKAYNLTAIRDPSEMIKLHLLDSLTVLPHVVGDRLIDVGTGAGLPGIPLAIMCPDRDFTLLDSNGKKTRFLFQARWDLELTNLKEINSRVEKHIPAMAYDAVLSRAFTSVADMVAKCAHLLSAEGVFLAMKGKFPQSELSEVGKDYKVDASHILQVPGVDGERHLIVISRNPATICN
- a CDS encoding AAA family ATPase: MPRVISIANQKGGVGKTTTSVNLAASLAAYKQRVLLVDLDPQGNTTMGVGINKHKCKTSVYHVLTEKVAIEDVIVPCPKAKIHLLPSNDDLVAAEVELMQEIGRETRLRHALKRVASNYDYIIIDCPPSLNMLTVNAMVASDGVIIPMQCEYYALEGLSALNNTIKQIAKLINPSLRIEGILRTMYDPRNSLTNAVSAQLRKYFGSRVYRVSIPRNIRLAEAPSHGLPALAYDRNSKGSLAYLALAGEILRQAKTDPEQQQPETAGQ